One window of the Enterobacter huaxiensis genome contains the following:
- a CDS encoding dienelactone hydrolase family protein: protein MNDKTGFAPAAAPHASTIVSTPEDAITAGETSIPSQGENMPAYHARPKSADGALPIVIVVQEIFGVHEHIRDLCRRLALEGYLAVAPELYFRQGDPNDYSDIPTLFSNLVTKVPDAQVLADLDHVASWAARNGGDPHRLMVTGFCWGGRISWLYAAHNPQLKAAVAWYGKLVGEKTLNSPKQPVDIATDLTAPVLGLYGAQDTSIPLDTVETMRHALRAANAKAEIVVYPEAGHAFNADYRPSYHEESAKDGWQRMLDWFSQYGGKKA from the coding sequence ATGAATGACAAAACCGGTTTTGCACCTGCTGCAGCCCCGCATGCTTCAACCATCGTCTCAACCCCTGAAGACGCCATTACCGCGGGTGAGACGTCCATCCCCTCTCAGGGGGAAAATATGCCTGCTTACCACGCGCGGCCAAAATCCGCAGACGGCGCGCTGCCCATCGTCATCGTGGTTCAGGAAATTTTCGGCGTTCACGAACATATTCGCGACCTCTGCCGCCGTCTGGCGCTGGAAGGATACCTGGCCGTTGCGCCCGAGCTCTATTTCCGTCAGGGCGATCCGAATGACTACAGCGATATCCCAACGCTGTTCAGTAATCTGGTGACAAAAGTGCCGGATGCGCAGGTGCTGGCCGACCTCGACCACGTTGCCAGCTGGGCAGCGCGCAATGGAGGCGACCCGCATCGTCTGATGGTGACCGGTTTCTGCTGGGGCGGACGCATTAGCTGGCTGTACGCCGCGCATAACCCGCAGCTGAAAGCGGCCGTGGCCTGGTACGGCAAGCTGGTGGGCGAAAAAACGCTGAATTCACCAAAGCAGCCTGTTGATATCGCAACGGATTTAACGGCCCCTGTATTAGGGCTGTATGGCGCTCAGGATACCAGCATTCCGCTTGATACCGTTGAGACCATGCGCCATGCGCTACGGGCGGCAAACGCGAAGGCAGAGATCGTGGTGTATCCGGAAGCCGGGCACGCGTTTAACGCCGATTATCGCCCGAGCTATCACGAAGAATCCGCCAAAGACGGCTGGCAGAGGATGCTGGACTGGTTTAGCCAGTACGGCGGGAAGAAAGCATAA
- a CDS encoding carboxylate/amino acid/amine transporter, with translation MALLIITTILWAFSFSLIGEYLAGSVDSYFSVLMRVGLAALVFLPFLRTRGQSLKTILLYMLVGAMQLGIMYLFSFRAYVYLSVSEFLLFTVLTPLYITLIYDLLSKRRLRWGYLLSAALAVVGAAIIRYDKVSDHFWTGLMFVQLANISFAIGMVGYKRLMETRPMPQHNAFAWFYMGAAIVAVAAWFMLGNPQKLPTTTVQWSVLVWLGVVASGLGYFMWNYGATQVDAGTLGIMNNVHVPAGLLVNLAIWQEQPHWPSFLIGGAVILASLWVHRRWVAPRSAQTEDGRTRGSALSE, from the coding sequence GTGGCGCTACTCATTATCACCACCATCCTGTGGGCCTTCTCCTTTAGCCTGATTGGCGAATACCTTGCCGGTTCGGTCGACAGCTACTTCTCGGTGCTGATGCGCGTGGGGCTGGCGGCGCTGGTGTTCTTGCCGTTCCTGCGCACGCGCGGGCAATCGCTGAAAACGATCCTGCTGTATATGCTGGTGGGCGCGATGCAGCTTGGCATCATGTACCTGTTCAGCTTCCGGGCCTACGTCTACCTTTCCGTCTCGGAATTCCTGCTGTTCACCGTACTGACGCCGCTCTATATCACGCTGATATACGATCTGCTCAGCAAGCGCCGTCTGCGCTGGGGATACCTGCTGAGCGCCGCGCTGGCGGTGGTGGGGGCGGCAATTATCCGTTACGACAAGGTGAGCGATCACTTCTGGACCGGTCTGATGTTCGTCCAGCTCGCCAACATCAGCTTTGCCATCGGCATGGTTGGCTATAAGCGCCTGATGGAGACCCGCCCGATGCCGCAGCACAACGCGTTTGCGTGGTTTTATATGGGCGCGGCGATAGTCGCCGTGGCGGCGTGGTTTATGCTCGGTAACCCGCAGAAGCTGCCGACCACCACCGTGCAGTGGAGCGTTTTGGTCTGGCTGGGCGTGGTGGCGTCAGGGCTGGGATACTTCATGTGGAACTACGGCGCTACGCAGGTAGACGCCGGTACGCTGGGGATCATGAACAACGTGCACGTGCCTGCGGGGCTGCTGGTTAACCTTGCCATCTGGCAGGAGCAGCCGCACTGGCCGAGCTTCCTTATTGGGGGAGCGGTGATCCTGGCTTCGCTGTGGGTACATCGCCGCTGGGTCGCTCCGCGCTCCGCACAAACGGAAGATGGTCGCACGCGTGGTTCCGCGCTGAGCGAATAA
- the yigL gene encoding sugar/pyridoxal phosphate phosphatase YigL, with the protein MYQVVASDLDGTLLSPDHTLSPYAKETLKLLTARGVNFVFATGRHHVDVGQIRDNLEIKSYMITSNGARVHDTDGNLIFTHNLDRDIAADLFGVVHGNPDIVTNVYRDDDWFMNRHRPDEMRFFKEAVFNYSLYEPGLLEPEGISKVFFTCESHEELLPLEQAINARWGDRVNVSFSTLTCLEVMAGGVSKGHALEAVAKRLGFELKDCIAFGDGMNDAEMLSMAGKGCIMENAHQRLKDLHPELEVIGTNADNAVPKYLRKLFLE; encoded by the coding sequence ATGTACCAGGTTGTTGCATCTGACTTAGATGGCACGCTGCTTTCCCCCGACCACACCCTGTCGCCTTACGCGAAAGAGACCTTAAAACTCCTGACTGCCCGTGGCGTGAACTTCGTGTTTGCCACCGGTCGCCACCACGTGGACGTGGGGCAGATCCGCGATAATCTGGAAATCAAATCGTACATGATCACCTCTAACGGGGCGCGCGTGCACGATACCGACGGCAACCTGATCTTTACCCACAATCTGGATCGCGACATCGCCGCCGATCTGTTCGGCGTGGTGCACGGCAACCCGGACATCGTCACTAACGTCTACCGCGATGACGACTGGTTTATGAACCGCCACCGCCCGGACGAAATGCGTTTCTTCAAGGAAGCGGTATTTAACTACTCCCTGTACGAGCCGGGCCTGCTGGAGCCTGAGGGGATCAGCAAGGTGTTCTTCACCTGCGAAAGCCATGAAGAACTGCTGCCGCTGGAGCAGGCGATCAACGCCCGCTGGGGCGACCGCGTGAACGTGAGCTTCTCCACGCTGACCTGTCTGGAAGTGATGGCCGGCGGCGTCTCCAAAGGTCACGCGCTGGAAGCCGTCGCGAAACGCCTGGGCTTTGAGCTGAAAGACTGCATCGCCTTTGGCGACGGCATGAACGATGCTGAGATGCTCTCCATGGCGGGCAAGGGCTGCATCATGGAAAACGCGCACCAGCGCCTGAAAGATCTGCACCCGGAGCTGGAAGTCATCGGCACCAACGCAGACAATGCGGTACCGAAATATCTGCGCAAGCTGTTCCTTGAATAA
- the rhtC gene encoding threonine export protein RhtC, translated as MLMLFLTVALVHIVALMSPGPDFFFVSQTAVSRSRKEAMMGVLGITMGVMVWAAVALLGLNLILAKMAWLHNIIMVGGGLYLCWMGYQMLRGALKKEEKKPEEPKVELATGGRSFVKGLLTNLANPKAIIYFGSVFSLFVGDNVGAGARWGIFLLIVVETFAWFTVVASLFALPAMRRGYQRIAKWIDGFAGALFAGFGIHLIISR; from the coding sequence ATGTTAATGCTATTTCTCACCGTGGCGTTAGTGCACATCGTTGCGCTGATGAGCCCAGGCCCTGACTTTTTCTTCGTGTCGCAAACGGCCGTCAGCCGCTCCCGTAAAGAGGCGATGATGGGCGTGCTCGGTATCACCATGGGCGTGATGGTGTGGGCGGCGGTCGCGCTGCTCGGCCTGAACCTGATTCTGGCGAAGATGGCCTGGCTGCATAACATCATTATGGTCGGCGGTGGCCTGTACCTGTGCTGGATGGGCTACCAGATGCTGCGCGGGGCGCTGAAGAAAGAAGAGAAAAAGCCGGAAGAGCCAAAGGTGGAGCTGGCAACGGGCGGGCGCAGCTTTGTGAAAGGGTTGCTGACCAACCTCGCGAACCCGAAAGCGATTATCTATTTCGGCTCCGTGTTTTCGCTGTTTGTGGGTGATAACGTCGGCGCGGGCGCGCGCTGGGGGATCTTCCTGCTGATCGTCGTTGAGACGTTTGCGTGGTTCACCGTGGTGGCAAGCCTGTTCGCCTTACCGGCGATGCGCCGTGGCTACCAGCGCATCGCGAAGTGGATCGACGGCTTTGCCGGCGCGCTGTTCGCCGGCTTCGGCATCCATCTCATCATCTCTCGCTAG
- the pldB gene encoding lysophospholipase L2 codes for MFQQKKDWETRENAFAAFSMGPLTDFWRQREEDEFTGVGGIPVRFVRFRNVKNDRVIVVCPGRIESYIKYAELAYDLVHLGFDVLIIDHRGQGLSGRMLSDTHRGHVDNFSDYVDDLAAFWQQEVQPGPWRRRYILAHSMGGAISTLFLQRHEHQCDAIALTAPMYGIVIRFPDWMVRHLLDWAEGHQRIREGYAIGTGRWRALPFAINVLTHSRQRYRRNLRFYADEPRLRVGGPTWHWVREGILAGEQVLAGVGDDDTPTLLIQAEEERVVDNRMHDRYCELRAAAGHPCEGGKPLVINGAYHEILFEKDAMRSVALNAIVEFFDRHN; via the coding sequence ATGTTTCAGCAGAAAAAGGACTGGGAAACACGAGAAAACGCATTTGCTGCTTTCTCCATGGGGCCGCTGACCGATTTCTGGCGGCAGCGTGAGGAAGATGAATTTACGGGCGTCGGCGGTATTCCGGTACGCTTCGTTCGTTTCCGCAATGTGAAAAACGATCGGGTGATCGTGGTCTGCCCCGGGCGGATTGAAAGCTACATCAAATATGCCGAGCTGGCCTATGACCTGGTCCATCTGGGCTTCGATGTCCTGATTATCGACCATCGCGGACAGGGGCTTTCCGGACGCATGTTGTCGGACACCCATCGCGGGCACGTGGATAACTTCAGCGATTACGTCGACGATCTGGCCGCATTCTGGCAGCAGGAAGTGCAGCCCGGCCCGTGGCGCAGGCGGTATATACTTGCCCACTCAATGGGCGGGGCGATCTCCACGCTGTTTTTGCAGCGCCACGAGCACCAGTGCGATGCCATTGCGCTCACCGCGCCGATGTACGGCATCGTTATACGTTTTCCGGACTGGATGGTACGCCATCTTCTCGACTGGGCTGAGGGCCATCAGCGCATTCGCGAAGGCTATGCCATCGGCACAGGACGCTGGCGCGCGCTGCCGTTTGCCATCAACGTCCTGACCCACAGCCGGCAGCGCTATCGCCGTAACCTGCGTTTTTACGCCGATGAGCCTCGCCTGCGCGTCGGTGGCCCCACCTGGCACTGGGTGCGGGAAGGCATTCTGGCCGGTGAGCAGGTGCTCGCCGGGGTCGGTGATGATGACACGCCGACGCTCCTGATTCAGGCGGAAGAAGAGCGTGTGGTAGATAACCGCATGCATGACCGCTATTGTGAACTTCGCGCTGCCGCCGGCCACCCCTGCGAAGGGGGTAAACCGCTGGTTATAAACGGCGCGTACCATGAGATCCTTTTTGAAAAGGACGCCATGCGCTCAGTCGCGCTCAACGCCATCGTCGAGTTTTTCGACCGGCATAACTGA
- the rmuC gene encoding DNA recombination protein RmuC, protein MDISILVYAVIALVCLAIGWLISSYQHAQMKAEQLAEREEIVSELSATKQQLAQSSHWRDECELLNNELRNLRDINTSLEADLREVTTRLEATQLHAEDKIRQMINSEQRLSEQFENLANRIFEHSNRRVDEQNRQSLNGLLTPLREQLDGFRRQVQDSFGQEARERHTLAHEIRNLQQLNAQMAQEAVNLTRALKGDNKAQGNWGEVVLTRVLEASGLREGYEYETQVSIENDARSRMQPDVIVRLPQGKDVVIDAKMTLVAYERYFNAEDDYTRESALQEHIASVRNHIRQLGRKDYQQLPGLRSLDYVLMFIPVEPAFLLALDRQPELITEALKNNIMLVSPTTLLVALRTIANLWRYEHQSRNAQQIADRASKLYDKMRLFVDDMSSVGQSLDRAQDNYRQAMKKLSSGRGNLLAQAEAFRSLGVEVKREINPELVEQATAQDEEFRLREGADEQNTHSEDNGLAADLSPDEQPTRYFHGG, encoded by the coding sequence GTGGATATCTCAATCCTGGTTTACGCGGTGATTGCGCTGGTGTGTTTGGCAATTGGCTGGCTGATTTCCAGCTACCAGCATGCGCAGATGAAAGCCGAACAGCTGGCTGAGCGTGAGGAGATCGTCTCTGAGCTGAGTGCGACAAAACAACAGCTTGCTCAAAGCTCACACTGGCGCGACGAGTGCGAGCTGCTGAATAACGAACTGCGCAACCTGCGCGACATCAACACCTCGCTGGAGGCCGATCTCCGCGAAGTCACCACCCGCCTCGAAGCCACCCAGCTGCATGCGGAAGACAAAATCCGCCAGATGATCAACAGCGAGCAGCGCCTCAGCGAGCAGTTTGAAAACCTCGCGAACCGTATTTTTGAGCACAGCAACCGCCGCGTTGACGAGCAAAACCGCCAGAGCCTGAATGGCCTTCTGACGCCGCTGCGCGAGCAGCTGGACGGCTTTCGTCGTCAGGTGCAGGACAGCTTTGGGCAGGAGGCGCGCGAGCGTCACACCCTGGCACATGAAATTCGCAATCTTCAGCAGCTAAACGCACAGATGGCGCAGGAAGCGGTCAACCTGACGCGCGCGCTGAAGGGGGATAACAAAGCCCAGGGCAACTGGGGAGAAGTGGTCCTGACCCGCGTGCTGGAGGCTTCAGGCCTGCGCGAAGGGTATGAATACGAAACGCAGGTGAGCATCGAAAACGATGCCCGCTCGCGTATGCAGCCGGATGTTATTGTGCGGCTGCCGCAGGGCAAGGATGTGGTGATTGACGCCAAAATGACGCTGGTGGCCTACGAGCGCTACTTCAACGCGGAAGATGATTACACCAGGGAGTCAGCGCTGCAGGAACACATCGCCTCCGTGCGGAACCATATTCGACAGCTGGGCCGAAAGGACTATCAGCAGCTGCCTGGCTTGCGATCCCTGGACTACGTGCTGATGTTTATCCCGGTTGAGCCCGCCTTCCTGCTTGCGCTCGACAGACAGCCCGAACTGATTACCGAGGCGTTGAAAAATAACATTATGCTGGTCAGCCCAACGACGCTGCTGGTGGCCTTGCGAACCATTGCCAACCTGTGGCGTTACGAGCACCAGAGCCGCAACGCTCAGCAGATTGCCGATCGCGCCAGCAAGCTGTACGACAAAATGCGCCTCTTCGTGGACGACATGTCCTCGGTTGGGCAAAGTCTCGACCGCGCGCAGGATAATTACCGGCAGGCGATGAAAAAGCTCTCTTCCGGGCGTGGCAATCTGCTGGCGCAGGCCGAGGCATTTCGTAGCCTTGGCGTAGAGGTAAAACGCGAGATTAATCCGGAATTGGTTGAACAAGCCACTGCACAGGATGAAGAGTTCCGTCTGCGAGAAGGTGCCGATGAGCAAAATACCCACAGCGAAGACAACGGTTTAGCGGCGGATTTATCGCCAGATGAACAGCCGACGCGTTACTTTCACGGTGGTTGA
- the metE gene encoding 5-methyltetrahydropteroyltriglutamate--homocysteine S-methyltransferase: protein MTIRNHTLGFPRVGLRRELKKAQESYWAGNATRDELLAVGRELRARHWDQQKQAGIDLLPVGDFAWYDHVLTTSLLLGNVPARHQNKDGSVDIDTLFRIGRGRAPTGEPAAAAEMTKWFNTNYHYMVPEFVKGQQFRLTWTQLLDEVDEALALGHQVKPVLLGPVTYLWLGKVKGEQFDRLSLLNDILPVYKQVLIELGKRGIQWVQIDEPALVLELPQEWLDAFKPAYDALTGQVKLLLTTYFEGVTPNLKTITALPVQGLHVDLVHGKDDVAELHKRLPADWLLSAGLINGRNVWRADLTEKYAQVKDIVGKRELWVASSCSLLHSPIDLSVETRLDAEVKSWFAFALQKCEELALLRDALNGGDTAAIAEWSAPIRARRHSARVHNPAVEKRLAAITAQDSQRQSAYEVRAEAQRARFNLPAWPTTTIGSFPQTTEIRGLRLDFKKGNLDANNYRTGIAEHIKQAIIEQERLGLDVLVHGEAERNDMVEYFGEHLDGFVFTQNGWVQSYGSRCVKPPVVIGDVSRPEPITVEWAKYAQSLTDKPVKGMLTGPVTILCWSFPREDVTRETIAKQIALALRDEVADLEAAGIGIIQIDEPALREGLPLRRSDWDAYLQWGVEAFRINAAVAKDDTQIHTHMCYCEFNDIMDSIAALDADVITIETSRSDMELLESFEEFDYPNEIGPGVYDIHSPNVPSVEWIEALLQKAAQRIPAERLWVNPDCGLKTRGWPETRAALANMVKAAQNLRQA, encoded by the coding sequence ATGACAATCCGCAATCACACTCTCGGTTTCCCTCGCGTTGGCCTGCGTCGCGAGCTGAAAAAAGCGCAAGAAAGCTACTGGGCAGGCAACGCCACCCGTGATGAACTGCTGGCCGTAGGCCGCGAACTGCGCGCCCGCCACTGGGACCAGCAAAAACAGGCGGGGATTGACCTGCTGCCGGTAGGCGATTTCGCCTGGTACGACCATGTTCTGACGACCAGCCTGCTGCTTGGCAACGTGCCGGCTCGTCATCAGAACAAAGATGGATCGGTAGATATCGATACCCTGTTCCGCATCGGCCGCGGCCGGGCGCCAACGGGTGAGCCTGCGGCAGCGGCGGAAATGACCAAGTGGTTCAACACCAACTATCACTATATGGTGCCGGAGTTCGTGAAAGGTCAGCAGTTCAGGCTGACCTGGACGCAGCTTCTGGACGAAGTAGACGAAGCGCTGGCGCTGGGCCACCAGGTGAAGCCCGTGCTGCTGGGGCCGGTAACCTACCTGTGGCTGGGCAAGGTGAAAGGCGAACAGTTCGACCGCCTCAGCCTGCTGAACGACATTCTGCCCGTGTACAAGCAGGTGCTGATTGAGCTGGGGAAACGCGGCATTCAGTGGGTGCAAATCGACGAACCGGCGCTGGTGCTCGAGCTGCCCCAGGAATGGCTCGATGCCTTTAAACCAGCGTATGACGCGCTCACCGGTCAGGTGAAGCTGCTGCTAACCACCTATTTCGAAGGCGTGACGCCGAACCTCAAGACTATCACCGCGCTTCCTGTGCAGGGCCTGCACGTTGACCTGGTTCACGGTAAAGATGATGTGGCGGAGCTGCACAAGCGTTTGCCAGCGGACTGGCTGCTTTCCGCCGGCCTGATTAACGGCCGTAACGTCTGGCGCGCCGATCTCACCGAAAAATACGCACAAGTTAAAGACATCGTCGGCAAACGTGAGCTGTGGGTAGCCTCGTCCTGCTCCCTGCTGCACAGCCCGATCGATCTGAGCGTGGAAACCCGCCTGGATGCGGAGGTGAAAAGCTGGTTTGCTTTCGCCCTGCAAAAATGTGAGGAACTGGCGCTGCTGCGCGACGCGCTGAACGGCGGAGACACGGCGGCGATTGCCGAATGGAGCGCGCCGATCCGGGCGCGTCGCCACTCGGCTCGCGTACACAACCCGGCGGTAGAGAAACGTCTGGCGGCCATTACCGCCCAGGACAGTCAGCGCCAGAGCGCCTATGAAGTCCGTGCTGAAGCCCAGCGCGCCCGCTTCAACCTGCCCGCGTGGCCGACCACGACGATAGGCTCTTTCCCGCAGACAACGGAGATCCGCGGCCTGCGTCTGGACTTCAAAAAGGGCAATCTGGATGCCAATAACTATCGCACCGGCATTGCAGAACACATCAAGCAGGCGATTATCGAGCAGGAGCGCCTGGGCCTGGACGTGCTGGTCCACGGCGAGGCCGAGCGTAACGACATGGTGGAATACTTCGGCGAACACCTGGACGGGTTCGTCTTTACCCAGAACGGCTGGGTGCAGAGCTACGGCTCCCGCTGCGTGAAGCCGCCGGTGGTCATTGGTGACGTCAGCCGTCCGGAACCGATCACGGTTGAATGGGCGAAGTACGCTCAGTCCCTGACCGACAAGCCGGTAAAAGGCATGCTGACCGGCCCTGTAACAATCCTCTGCTGGTCCTTCCCGCGCGAAGACGTGACCCGCGAAACCATCGCCAAACAGATTGCCCTGGCGCTGCGCGATGAAGTGGCGGATCTGGAAGCGGCGGGCATTGGCATCATCCAGATTGACGAACCTGCGCTGCGCGAAGGCCTGCCGCTGCGCCGTAGCGACTGGGATGCCTACCTGCAGTGGGGTGTGGAAGCCTTCCGCATCAATGCCGCAGTGGCAAAGGACGACACCCAGATCCACACCCACATGTGCTACTGCGAGTTTAACGACATCATGGATTCGATTGCCGCGCTGGATGCGGACGTGATCACCATCGAAACCTCGCGATCGGACATGGAGCTGCTGGAGTCGTTCGAAGAGTTCGACTACCCGAACGAAATCGGGCCGGGCGTATATGACATTCATTCGCCGAACGTGCCAAGCGTGGAGTGGATCGAGGCGCTGTTGCAGAAGGCTGCCCAGCGTATCCCGGCGGAGCGTCTGTGGGTCAACCCGGACTGCGGCCTGAAAACGCGCGGCTGGCCGGAAACCCGTGCGGCGCTGGCGAACATGGTGAAGGCGGCGCAGAATTTGCGTCAGGCGTAG
- the udp gene encoding uridine phosphorylase codes for MSKSDVFHLGLTKNDLQGATLAIVPGDPERVEKIAALMDKPVKLAAHREFTTWRAELDGKAVIVCSTGIGGPSTSIAVEELAQLGIRTFLRIGTTGAIQPHINVGDVLVTTASVRLDGASLHFAPMEFPAVADFECTTALVEAAKSVGATTHVGVTASSDTFYPGQERYDTFSGRVVSRFKGSMEEWQSMGVMNYEMESATLLTMCASQGLRAGMVAGVIVNRTQQEIPNAETMKQTESHAVKIVVEAARRLI; via the coding sequence ATGTCTAAGTCTGATGTTTTTCATCTCGGCCTCACTAAAAACGATTTACAAGGGGCTACGCTCGCTATCGTCCCTGGCGATCCTGAGCGTGTGGAAAAGATCGCCGCGCTGATGGATAAGCCGGTCAAGCTGGCAGCCCATCGTGAATTCACCACCTGGCGCGCAGAGCTGGATGGCAAAGCGGTGATCGTGTGCTCTACCGGTATCGGTGGCCCGTCTACCTCAATTGCCGTTGAAGAGCTGGCGCAGCTGGGCATTCGTACCTTCCTGCGTATCGGTACTACCGGCGCTATTCAGCCGCACATCAACGTCGGCGACGTGCTGGTGACGACCGCATCCGTGCGTCTGGACGGTGCAAGCCTGCACTTTGCCCCGATGGAATTCCCGGCAGTGGCTGATTTCGAATGCACCACCGCGCTGGTTGAAGCCGCTAAATCCGTGGGCGCAACCACTCACGTGGGCGTCACCGCCTCCTCTGATACCTTCTACCCGGGCCAGGAGCGTTACGACACCTTCTCAGGCCGCGTGGTAAGCCGCTTCAAAGGCTCAATGGAAGAGTGGCAGTCCATGGGCGTAATGAACTACGAAATGGAATCTGCAACGCTGCTGACCATGTGCGCAAGCCAGGGCCTGCGTGCCGGTATGGTGGCGGGCGTTATCGTCAACCGTACCCAGCAGGAGATCCCGAACGCGGAAACCATGAAGCAGACTGAAAGTCATGCGGTGAAAATCGTGGTGGAAGCGGCTCGTCGCCTGATCTAA
- the rhtB gene encoding homoserine/homoserine lactone efflux protein — MTFEWWFAYLLTSIILSLSPGSGAINTMTTSINHGYRGAAASIAGLQAGLGIHIVLVGIGLGTLFSRSVLAFEVLKWAGAAYLIWLGIQQWRAAGSLNLNTLAQTQNRGHLFKRAVFVNLTNPKSIVFLAALFPQFIVPHQPQVMQYVVLGATTIIVDIIVMIGYATLAQRIAAWIKGPKQMKALNKVFGSLFMLVGALLASARHA, encoded by the coding sequence ATGACCTTCGAGTGGTGGTTCGCCTACCTGCTGACATCCATTATCCTCAGCCTTTCGCCTGGCTCTGGCGCAATCAATACCATGACCACCTCCATCAACCACGGCTATCGCGGCGCGGCAGCGTCCATTGCCGGTTTGCAGGCCGGGCTGGGCATTCATATCGTGCTGGTGGGGATTGGCCTTGGGACGCTGTTCTCGCGCTCGGTGCTGGCGTTTGAGGTGTTGAAGTGGGCCGGCGCAGCGTATTTAATTTGGCTGGGTATTCAGCAGTGGCGCGCCGCAGGGTCCCTCAACCTGAACACGCTCGCACAGACGCAAAACCGCGGGCATCTGTTTAAGCGCGCGGTGTTCGTGAACCTGACCAACCCGAAAAGCATCGTCTTCCTGGCCGCGCTGTTCCCGCAGTTTATCGTTCCGCATCAGCCGCAGGTGATGCAGTACGTGGTGCTCGGCGCGACCACCATTATCGTCGATATTATCGTGATGATTGGCTATGCGACGCTGGCGCAGCGGATTGCGGCGTGGATTAAAGGGCCTAAGCAGATGAAGGCCCTGAATAAAGTCTTTGGCTCGCTGTTTATGCTGGTTGGCGCGCTGCTTGCGTCAGCGCGTCATGCCTAG
- the metR gene encoding HTH-type transcriptional regulator MetR, translating into MIEIKHLKTLQALRNCGSLAAAAATLHQTQSALSHQFSDLEQRLGFRLFVRKSQPLRLTPQGEILLQLANQVLPQIASALQSCNEPQQTTLRIAIECHSCIQWLTPALENFRQKWPQVEMDFKSGVTFDPQPSLQQGELDLVMTSDILPRSGLHYSPMFDFEVRLVLAPDHPLAAKTRITPEDLATETLLIYPVQRSRLDIWRHFLQPAGISPQLKSVDNTLLLIQMVAARMGIAALPHWVVESFERQGLVVTKTLGDGLWSRLYSAVRDGEQRQPVTDAFIRSARNHACDHLPFVRSAERPSGDVPTAKPGSPLPQ; encoded by the coding sequence ATGATCGAGATTAAACACCTGAAAACGTTACAAGCGTTGCGGAACTGCGGTTCTCTTGCGGCGGCCGCGGCCACGCTGCACCAGACCCAGTCTGCCCTTTCTCACCAGTTCAGCGATCTGGAACAACGCCTCGGCTTTCGACTTTTTGTGCGTAAGAGCCAGCCTCTGCGCCTTACGCCGCAGGGCGAGATCCTGCTGCAGCTGGCCAATCAGGTACTGCCGCAGATCGCCAGCGCGCTGCAGTCCTGCAACGAGCCGCAGCAAACCACTTTACGTATCGCTATTGAGTGCCACAGCTGTATTCAGTGGCTGACCCCCGCGCTTGAGAACTTCCGCCAGAAGTGGCCGCAGGTGGAGATGGACTTTAAATCCGGTGTGACCTTTGACCCGCAGCCGTCGCTTCAGCAGGGCGAGCTGGATCTTGTCATGACCTCGGACATTCTGCCGCGCAGCGGGCTGCACTATTCACCAATGTTTGATTTTGAAGTGCGCCTGGTGCTGGCCCCGGACCATCCGCTGGCGGCTAAAACGCGCATCACGCCGGAAGATTTAGCCACTGAAACGCTGCTAATTTATCCGGTGCAGCGCAGCCGTCTGGATATCTGGCGTCACTTCCTGCAGCCTGCGGGCATTAGCCCACAGCTGAAAAGCGTGGATAACACGTTGCTGTTGATTCAGATGGTGGCGGCCAGAATGGGCATCGCGGCGCTGCCGCACTGGGTGGTGGAGAGTTTTGAACGCCAGGGCCTGGTGGTGACCAAAACCCTGGGCGATGGGCTGTGGAGCCGGCTGTACTCCGCCGTGCGCGACGGCGAGCAGCGTCAGCCGGTGACGGATGCGTTTATTCGCTCAGCGCGGAACCACGCGTGCGACCATCTTCCGTTTGTGCGGAGCGCGGAGCGACCCAGCGGCGATGTACCCACAGCGAAGCCAGGATCACCGCTCCCCCAATAA